From Acidothermus cellulolyticus 11B, a single genomic window includes:
- a CDS encoding flagellar hook-length control protein FliK, whose product MRTTAAKAAGGLSPAEVIDHAGHKAAAESGSAEVFGAALLAALLGAPSGVSAPSGDGTAASASASTGAGDAVSGGSRRPLGGSAPAAETARHVGGGYGSSTPAVGNGGLPLTESAAGAAQALQPESAAEDGVADPLQSGLAPSIAASSQSAAAGTGSPAMPAPDTKTMPVPDRKSSAAGTTTVAPPATSPLNTTGLATNPANHATHVSDLAPDTRSSGPSQLDTPLAVNQAPSMPPAASPDAGMRKIHPGAADLTARVDHAHDGRLARNAGIDFSSDVAATSTAPITESLSRTGGPERTASLDAAGIQAGELQKSTRRDAGREVTPGGSPNAAAFDAVPMTGSQPPGPASAAPPQMVLAGGGTVIVPPQLNLVAVLAGLRHASDGGYRLSLQLQPVELGMVGVDVEIRGGTATIHFRPEKADAADALRTSLAQLRSELTAQGLQIGEITVGGSQAETGFAGNHSSSGGDQPVPADERETPSPVSSPSRRARTPMTLRSALDLRI is encoded by the coding sequence ATGAGGACAACAGCGGCCAAGGCGGCAGGGGGATTATCTCCTGCCGAGGTCATCGACCACGCGGGACATAAAGCCGCTGCCGAGTCCGGCTCGGCGGAGGTCTTCGGTGCCGCCTTGCTGGCGGCGCTGCTGGGCGCACCGTCTGGAGTTTCCGCGCCTTCGGGTGACGGCACCGCGGCGTCAGCGTCGGCGTCGACGGGCGCCGGTGATGCGGTGTCGGGGGGTAGCCGCAGACCGCTCGGAGGATCCGCACCGGCCGCCGAGACAGCCCGGCATGTGGGCGGCGGCTATGGATCGAGTACGCCGGCGGTGGGGAATGGCGGGTTGCCGCTGACGGAGTCAGCCGCCGGCGCAGCACAGGCCCTACAACCGGAAAGTGCTGCGGAAGACGGAGTTGCCGACCCGCTGCAATCCGGTCTGGCACCGTCGATTGCCGCGTCCAGTCAATCAGCGGCGGCCGGCACTGGGTCACCAGCAATGCCGGCGCCGGATACGAAAACCATGCCGGTGCCGGATAGGAAAAGTAGTGCGGCTGGGACGACAACGGTTGCTCCGCCGGCGACGTCTCCGCTGAATACGACGGGTCTCGCGACCAACCCGGCGAATCATGCGACACACGTTTCCGACCTCGCGCCGGACACCCGATCCTCCGGTCCGTCGCAGCTCGATACGCCGTTGGCCGTCAACCAGGCACCGTCGATGCCGCCGGCGGCGTCACCCGATGCCGGCATGCGGAAAATCCACCCCGGTGCCGCAGACCTGACCGCCCGTGTTGACCACGCGCATGACGGCCGCCTGGCACGCAACGCGGGGATCGACTTTTCCTCTGACGTCGCCGCTACATCGACCGCGCCGATTACCGAATCGCTGTCGAGAACAGGCGGTCCGGAGAGGACCGCCAGCCTGGACGCCGCCGGAATCCAAGCCGGCGAACTACAGAAGAGTACGCGCCGGGATGCCGGCCGTGAGGTCACGCCGGGCGGTAGCCCGAATGCGGCCGCGTTTGATGCTGTCCCGATGACGGGTTCCCAGCCGCCTGGTCCGGCGTCTGCCGCGCCGCCGCAAATGGTTCTGGCGGGCGGTGGGACGGTCATCGTGCCGCCGCAACTGAATCTCGTCGCGGTGCTCGCGGGACTCCGGCATGCTTCGGACGGCGGATACCGGCTGTCCCTGCAGTTGCAACCGGTGGAGCTCGGCATGGTCGGCGTCGATGTCGAAATCCGTGGTGGCACCGCAACGATTCACTTCCGGCCCGAGAAGGCCGACGCCGCGGACGCCCTGCGAACCTCACTTGCGCAGCTTCGCAGCGAGCTGACCGCTCAAGGTCTGCAGATCGGTGAGATCACCGTCGGTGGCTCCCAGGCGGAGACGGGCTTTGCCGGAAACCATTCCAGCAGCGGCGGTGACCAGCCCGTCCCGGCTGACGAGCGCGAGACGCCGTCCCCGGTCAGCAGCCCTTCGCGCCGCGCACGGACACCGATGACGCTTCGCTCAGCACTCGACCTGCGAATCTGA